One Salvia splendens isolate huo1 chromosome 12, SspV2, whole genome shotgun sequence genomic window carries:
- the LOC121757054 gene encoding UDP-glucose flavonoid 3-O-glucosyltransferase 7-like, producing the protein MDPNSHKPLHIYFLPMMAPGHMIPAVHIARGFARCGAKSTIITTPSNASKFSETIEADRRNGSDISVSLVKFPCREAGLPDGCEDLSSTTTLEMSHNFLHALDLFRRPVEDILQQGDPDCLISGAFFSWSTAVARSLGIPRVVFYGTGFFPMCVFRLLREKRPQDAVASDSEEFEVPGLPDRVMVSRKQLPHYLKLKATEDDPLLELIRKVLEADEAGFGIVVNTFHELEPAYAAHYLKHTGKAWHIGPVSLISGGNGPESHDCTKWLGSRKPNSVVYVCFGSMAIVQKPQTDQIAAALEDTGQDFVWVVGKEAEVDEKFEARTEGRGMVIRGWAPQVQILSHAAVGGFVTHCGWNSLMEGVAAGVPMVTWPLSAEQFFNEKLVVEVLGTGVPVGAEEWSKRMDERAAIGREKIARAVGRLMVGEEGERMRRRARELGEVARRAVEEGGSSYADFDCLMEEIRMFRASSS; encoded by the coding sequence ATGGATCCAAACTCACACAAACCTCTCCACATCTACTTTCTTCCGATGATGGCCCCCGGCCACATGATCCCCGCCGTACACATCGCCCGGGGATTCGCCCGCTGCGGGGCCAAATCCACCATCATCACCACGCCCTCAAACGCATCCAAATTCTCCGAGACCATCGAAGCCGACCGCAGAAACGGCTCCGACATCTCCGTCTCCCTCGTCAAATTCCCCTGCCGCGAAGCCGGTCTCCCCGACGGCTGCGAGGATCTCTCCTCCACCACCACTCTCGAGATGTCCCACAACTTCCTCCATGCCCTCGACCTCTTCCGCCGCCCGGTCGAGGACATCCTACAGCAAGGAGACCCCGACTGCCTCATCTCCGGCGCCTTCTTCTCCTGGAGCACCGCCGTCGCGCGCAGCCTCGGCATCCCCCGGGTCGTATTCTACGGCACAGGATTTTTTCCCATGTGCGTTTTCCGCCTCTTGAGGGAAAAACGCCCTCAAGACGCGGTTGCCTCGGACTCTGAAGAGTTCGAGGTCCCTGgcctacccgaccgggtgatggTTTCGAGGAAGCAGCTGCCGCACTACTTAAAGTTGAAAGCAACCGAAGATGATCCGCTTCTAGAACTTATTAGAAAGGTTCTAGAAGCGGATGAGGCCGGCTTCGGGATCGTGGTGAACACATTCCATGAGCTGGAGCCGGCCTATGCCGCGCATTACCTGAAACACACCGGTAAAGCGTGGCATATCGGCCCAGTCTCTCTCATCAGCGGGGGGAACGGGCCGGAGAGCCACGACTGCACGAAGTGGCTCGGATCCAGAAAACCAAACTCGGTTGTGTACGTCTGCTTCGGCAGCATGGCGATCGTCCAGAAGCCGCAGACGGACCAGATCGCGGCCGCGCTCGAGGATACCGGGCAAGATTTCGTATGGGTGGTGGGGAAGGAGGCGGAGGTGGATGAGAAGTTCGAGGCGAGGACGGAGGGGCGGGGGATGGTCATACGGGGATGGGCCCCGCAGGTACAGATACTGAGCCACGCCGCAGTGGGAGGATTTGTGACGCACTGTGGGTGGAACTCGCTGATGGAGGGGGTGGCGGCGGGGGTGCCGATGGTGACGTGGCCGCTTTCGGCGGAGCAGTTTTTTAATGAGAAGCTGGTGGTGGAGGTGCTGGGGACGGGGGTGCCGGTGGGGGCGGAGGAGTGGAGCAAGCGGATGGACGAGAGGGCCGCGATCGGGCGGGAGAAGATAGCGAGAGCCGTGGGGAGGCTGATGGTTGGGGAGGAAGGAGAGAGGATGAGAAGGAGAGCGAGGGAGTTGGGGGAGGTGGCGAGAAGGGCGGTTGAAGAAGGTGGCTCTTCATATGCTGATTTTGATTGTTTGATGGAAGAAATTAGGATGTTTAGAGCTTCATCATCATGA